In Elusimicrobiota bacterium, the following are encoded in one genomic region:
- the cobT gene encoding nicotinate-nucleotide--dimethylbenzimidazole phosphoribosyltransferase: MLGKKIVTTVENIKPLDEILLKHTQKRLDNLTKPLGSLGRLEELAKQVVAITKKESPELKKKVIFTLAADHGVVDECVSCYPKEVTAQMVYNFIRGGAGINVLARHIGAKVIVADLGVAEELKIKDSGFWNKKIAKGTKNFAKGPAMTEDEAIKSIEMGIELVEEELKNGIDIIGTGDMGIGNTTSSSAITSLICNVEVEKVTGRGTGIDDKTLGSKIETIKKAIALNKPNSKSGIDVLSKVGGFEIGGLAGIILAGAANKIPVVIDGFISGAAALLACAMQPTTREYLIASHCSVEQGHIVILNHLGLKPILNLNLRLGEGTGAALAINIVDASCKILTQMATFDSAEVSKKME; encoded by the coding sequence ATGTTAGGTAAAAAAATTGTGACTACTGTTGAAAACATCAAACCACTTGATGAAATTCTTTTAAAACATACACAAAAACGGCTTGATAATTTAACGAAACCATTGGGTTCTTTAGGGAGATTGGAAGAACTTGCAAAACAGGTTGTTGCAATTACAAAGAAAGAATCGCCGGAATTAAAAAAAAAGGTAATATTTACACTGGCAGCTGACCATGGGGTTGTGGATGAATGTGTGTCCTGTTATCCAAAAGAAGTAACAGCACAAATGGTTTATAATTTTATCCGTGGCGGCGCCGGAATTAATGTTTTAGCAAGACATATAGGCGCAAAAGTCATTGTTGCTGATTTAGGGGTAGCGGAAGAATTGAAAATTAAGGATTCAGGATTTTGGAATAAAAAAATAGCAAAAGGAACTAAAAATTTTGCAAAGGGTCCTGCAATGACGGAAGACGAAGCAATAAAATCTATTGAAATGGGAATAGAACTTGTTGAAGAGGAACTGAAAAATGGAATTGATATCATAGGCACGGGTGATATGGGGATTGGCAATACGACCTCATCTTCTGCAATAACTTCACTAATATGTAATGTTGAAGTTGAAAAAGTTACAGGGAGAGGAACCGGAATTGATGATAAAACATTAGGGAGCAAAATTGAAACAATAAAAAAAGCTATTGCATTGAATAAACCGAATAGCAAAAGCGGGATTGATGTTCTTTCTAAAGTCGGTGGTTTTGAAATTGGCGGGCTTGCTGGAATAATTCTTGCCGGTGCTGCAAATAAAATTCCTGTTGTTATTGACGGATTTATTTCAGGAGCAGCAGCTCTTCTGGCTTGTGCTATGCAGCCAACAACCAGGGAGTATTTGATTGCTTCTCACTGTTCGGTTGAACAGGGACATATTGTTATTCTGAATCATCTTGGATTAAAACCTATTTTAAATCTAAATCTTCGTCTTGGTGAAGGAACCGGAGCAGCGTTAGCGATAAATATAGTAGATGCAAGCTGCAAAATACTCACACAAATGGCGACTTTTGATTCGGCAGAAGTCAGCAAAAAAATGGAATGA
- the cobU gene encoding bifunctional adenosylcobinamide kinase/adenosylcobinamide-phosphate guanylyltransferase — translation MGKITFILGGVRSGKSSYAIELAKKKKNVIFVATAMPFDNEMKIRIEKHKKSRPKSFKTIEIKDNLSDIYKKDFDTAIIDCLTIFVSNCMLYKKTEEKIVDNVRRFLSEFKSKNKNMIIVSNEVGMGIVPKNKLARDFRDILGRVNQVVAEYADEVYFLIAGIPMTIKKI, via the coding sequence ATGGGAAAAATAACATTTATTTTAGGCGGTGTAAGAAGCGGGAAAAGTTCATACGCCATTGAACTTGCCAAAAAGAAAAAAAATGTAATATTTGTTGCAACTGCTATGCCCTTTGATAATGAAATGAAAATAAGAATAGAGAAGCATAAAAAATCCAGACCTAAAAGTTTCAAAACGATTGAAATCAAAGATAATCTTTCAGATATTTATAAAAAGGATTTTGATACTGCAATTATTGATTGTCTTACAATTTTTGTTTCGAATTGTATGTTATACAAGAAAACTGAAGAAAAAATTGTTGATAATGTCAGAAGATTTCTTAGCGAATTTAAAAGCAAAAACAAAAATATGATTATTGTTTCAAATGAAGTAGGAATGGGAATAGTTCCCAAAAATAAGCTTGCAAGAGATTTTAGAGATATTTTAGGCAGGGTAAATCAGGTTGTGGCTGAATATGCAGATGAAGTTTATTTTTTAATAGCAGGAATTCCTATGACAATTAAAAAAATATGA
- the cobO gene encoding cob(I)yrinic acid a,c-diamide adenosyltransferase, which produces MIQVYTGNGKGKTTAAIGLSIRTLGHGMKVCIIQFFKDKNFYGEQNVLSKLKKINFYSFAQKHPCFYKNIKIKDIKNECSEITGLIEKIFKENKYDLLILDELNVVIHDGFVDVEKIVNLLKKRPKTMEIVITGRSAHKKILKLADLVTDMRLVKHPYYKGIKSRKGIEF; this is translated from the coding sequence ATGATACAAGTTTATACAGGTAATGGCAAAGGGAAAACAACAGCTGCTATTGGTCTGTCTATAAGAACTTTAGGACACGGTATGAAAGTGTGCATAATCCAGTTTTTTAAAGATAAAAATTTTTATGGAGAACAAAATGTTTTATCAAAACTAAAAAAAATAAATTTTTATTCGTTTGCACAAAAGCATCCGTGTTTTTATAAAAATATAAAAATAAAAGATATTAAAAATGAATGTTCAGAAATTACTGGTTTGATTGAAAAGATATTTAAAGAAAATAAATATGATTTATTGATTCTTGATGAGTTAAATGTTGTTATTCATGACGGTTTTGTTGATGTTGAAAAGATAGTCAATCTGCTTAAAAAAAGACCAAAAACCATGGAAATAGTTATTACGGGAAGAAGTGCTCATAAGAAAATACTTAAATTAGCTGATTTAGTAACAGATATGCGGCTTGTAAAACATCCGTATTATAAAGGAATAAAATCACGTAAAGGGATTGAGTTTTAA
- a CDS encoding PHP domain-containing protein — MDNLFADLHVHTKYSDGTLSPDESVRYAQEFKIAAISITDHDTTDGVQIAIDEGLKREVEVIPGIELSVEIENNKEQEMHILGYFINWKDSFLQERLKTFREARKERAYQILDKFKNLGVVIDEKRLFGIAGLGVIGRLHFAKALVENKIVSNISEAFWKYLAVGKPAYVKKYCLSSDEAIKLILQVGGIPVLAHPHFKDIEINIIPPLVKSGLKGIEVWHTKLSSSETKKLKNIADKLGLVATGGSDCHGAMEGVASIIGTVKVPYTTVAKLKKLQNGNLKNN, encoded by the coding sequence ATGGATAACCTTTTTGCTGATTTACATGTTCATACAAAATATTCAGATGGAACATTATCTCCGGATGAAAGTGTTAGATATGCACAGGAATTTAAAATTGCTGCCATAAGTATAACAGACCATGATACAACCGATGGTGTGCAAATAGCGATAGACGAGGGTTTAAAAAGAGAAGTTGAAGTGATTCCCGGTATTGAACTTTCTGTTGAAATAGAAAATAATAAAGAACAGGAAATGCATATATTGGGTTATTTTATTAATTGGAAAGATTCGTTTTTGCAAGAGAGACTAAAAACATTCCGTGAAGCAAGAAAAGAAAGGGCATATCAAATATTGGATAAGTTTAAAAATCTTGGAGTTGTTATTGATGAAAAAAGGTTATTTGGAATTGCAGGTTTAGGCGTTATTGGTCGTCTGCATTTTGCAAAAGCTTTAGTCGAAAATAAAATTGTTTCAAATATATCTGAAGCGTTCTGGAAGTATCTAGCTGTCGGTAAACCTGCGTATGTTAAAAAATATTGTTTATCGTCGGATGAAGCTATAAAGCTGATTTTGCAGGTTGGGGGTATTCCTGTGCTTGCGCACCCGCATTTTAAAGACATTGAAATTAATATTATTCCGCCACTTGTTAAATCAGGTTTAAAGGGTATAGAGGTCTGGCATACTAAACTTTCTTCAAGCGAGACTAAAAAGTTAAAAAATATAGCAGATAAACTTGGATTAGTAGCAACCGGTGGTTCTGATTGTCATGGTGCTATGGAAGGAGTTGCTTCAATAATAGGAACAGTGAAAGTTCCATATACAACTGTTGCTAAGTTGAAAAAACTTCAAAATGGCAATTTAAAAAATAACTAA
- a CDS encoding PhoH family protein has protein sequence MAKKTFILDTNVLIHDPEAFTEFKDNNVVIPMTVIEELDNLKTLHDERGKAARSVSRKLSQLIIKGRLSEGVSLADGGKLFVELEQKLTLPYDFSNSRKDNLILSSAFARQKKGEQVVFITKDINLRIKAEAIGVKTQDYEKEKIKIEQLYQGYREISVSSEVLDKFYKNKSTKVKEELTANEFVMLKDESNPQKSALAKYDMKSKTLVALVYKETAVWGLKPLNMEQKFAFELLLSDSIMLVTLIGVPGAGKTLLSLAAGLQKTIDEKNYKRLLVGKSVTPVGKDIGYLPGTKEEKISQWMGSIYDNLEFLVDKNNPDENTEEKVQYFFDSGKIEIEALAFLRGRSIPKQFIIIDDAQNLTPHEIKTIISRAGEGTKVVLTGDPYQIDNPYLDADSNGLTYLVERFKGQETYGHISFKKTERSNLAALAGELL, from the coding sequence ATGGCTAAAAAAACTTTTATACTTGACACGAACGTTTTGATTCATGACCCGGAAGCATTTACTGAATTTAAGGACAATAATGTTGTTATTCCTATGACAGTTATTGAGGAACTTGATAATTTAAAAACGTTACATGATGAAAGAGGTAAAGCAGCAAGAAGCGTATCGCGTAAATTAAGTCAACTTATTATAAAAGGCAGGCTCAGCGAAGGCGTTTCTTTAGCAGATGGCGGAAAACTGTTCGTAGAACTTGAACAAAAACTAACCCTACCTTACGATTTTTCAAACTCAAGGAAAGATAATCTCATTCTTTCTTCGGCATTTGCAAGACAAAAAAAGGGAGAACAGGTAGTATTCATAACAAAAGACATAAATTTGAGAATTAAGGCAGAAGCAATAGGCGTTAAAACTCAGGATTATGAAAAAGAAAAAATAAAAATCGAGCAATTATACCAGGGTTACAGGGAAATCAGCGTATCAAGCGAAGTGCTTGATAAATTTTATAAAAATAAATCAACAAAAGTAAAAGAAGAACTTACCGCAAATGAATTTGTAATGTTAAAAGATGAATCAAACCCGCAAAAGTCAGCACTTGCCAAGTATGATATGAAGTCAAAAACACTCGTTGCGCTTGTTTATAAAGAAACTGCTGTTTGGGGACTAAAACCGCTGAATATGGAACAAAAATTTGCATTTGAGCTTTTGCTTTCGGATAGTATCATGCTTGTAACTCTTATCGGTGTTCCGGGTGCAGGTAAGACATTATTATCCTTAGCGGCAGGACTTCAAAAAACAATAGATGAAAAAAATTATAAACGGCTCCTTGTAGGGAAATCAGTAACGCCTGTCGGTAAAGATATCGGATATTTACCAGGGACAAAAGAAGAAAAAATCTCGCAATGGATGGGTTCTATATACGATAATTTGGAGTTCCTTGTAGATAAAAACAATCCGGATGAGAATACCGAAGAAAAAGTCCAGTATTTCTTTGACAGCGGGAAAATCGAAATTGAAGCATTAGCGTTCCTTAGGGGCAGAAGTATTCCTAAACAGTTTATTATTATTGATGATGCACAAAACCTTACCCCTCATGAAATAAAAACAATTATTTCAAGGGCGGGAGAAGGCACAAAAGTTGTGCTAACAGGTGACCCATATCAAATAGACAATCCCTACCTTGATGCCGATTCTAATGGTCTTACCTATCTTGTTGAAAGATTCAAAGGTCAGGAAACCTACGGGCATATTAGTTTTAAAAAAACAGAAAGATCAAATTTAGCAGCCTTAGCAGGCGAACTCTTATAA
- a CDS encoding MBL fold metallo-hydrolase, protein MPKLTFFGGVDEIGGNKIFLEEGNTKIFLDFGMSFNEEGKFFEFPLLRPTNIDDLRKIGVIPEIEGLYKNAGLKVSYEANGDFTVNGIPEDRNVDAILLSHGHLDHSGYLGLVRPDIPIYSSAATKKFLKLRGDINKNWAAEAEQESFNVIELNEEKQIGRDIKIRRFDVDHSVVGASAFLILTKNKKIVYTGDFRFHGYRKKETESFLEAISKEKIDVLITEGTRLSRNEDNDALESEDEVFAAACDITKKEKGLVIYDASPADIDRVRTLHRVAKETGRELVIDDKKAYFILYLNYNEPKNIVDNLLSIDDFKIYLSREKLNKKSKKYSEMPTAAMNLFVETFVTGRDGYQRILLSAQDTAEKHPDAIKIPNENIFWGPIGREAILSNPEKYILYTSNGPLTFLQFLPVNGKIQGTYIYGKAEPFNEEMEFSYDILKNWIKLAGLKMEHAHTSGHISKKDLKKFIKSVNPKCVIPVHTENSAIFEEFGVKVLRPELRKSIEL, encoded by the coding sequence ATGCCTAAACTAACATTTTTTGGTGGTGTAGACGAAATCGGTGGGAATAAGATTTTCCTTGAAGAAGGCAATACTAAAATATTCCTTGATTTTGGTATGTCTTTTAATGAAGAGGGGAAATTCTTTGAATTCCCTTTATTAAGACCAACAAACATAGATGACCTTCGTAAAATAGGTGTTATTCCTGAGATAGAAGGCCTTTATAAGAATGCCGGACTTAAAGTAAGTTATGAAGCTAATGGAGATTTTACTGTAAATGGGATTCCTGAAGACCGCAACGTGGATGCTATACTCTTATCACACGGGCATCTTGACCATTCCGGTTATCTTGGGTTAGTTCGTCCCGATATTCCCATCTATTCATCTGCTGCTACAAAAAAATTCCTTAAATTAAGAGGCGATATTAATAAAAACTGGGCTGCTGAAGCCGAGCAGGAATCTTTTAACGTTATTGAGTTAAATGAAGAGAAGCAGATTGGCAGGGATATTAAAATCCGCAGGTTTGATGTGGACCATTCAGTAGTCGGCGCAAGTGCATTTTTGATTTTAACTAAAAATAAGAAAATAGTGTATACCGGTGATTTCAGGTTCCACGGGTATAGGAAAAAAGAAACAGAATCGTTTTTAGAAGCTATATCAAAAGAAAAAATAGATGTTTTAATTACAGAAGGTACACGTTTATCAAGAAATGAGGACAACGATGCATTAGAAAGTGAAGACGAGGTTTTTGCAGCTGCATGCGATATTACAAAAAAAGAGAAAGGATTGGTAATTTATGATGCTTCTCCCGCAGATATAGACAGGGTAAGGACTTTACACAGGGTGGCAAAAGAGACGGGAAGAGAATTGGTAATTGATGATAAAAAAGCTTACTTTATTTTGTATTTAAATTATAATGAACCTAAAAATATTGTTGATAATTTATTGAGTATAGATGATTTTAAAATCTACTTATCCAGGGAAAAGCTTAATAAAAAATCTAAGAAATACTCGGAAATGCCTACTGCAGCAATGAATTTGTTTGTTGAAACTTTTGTTACCGGAAGAGATGGTTATCAGAGGATATTGCTTTCAGCACAGGATACTGCTGAAAAGCATCCGGATGCAATAAAAATACCAAATGAAAATATTTTCTGGGGTCCTATAGGGAGGGAAGCAATTTTAAGTAATCCGGAAAAGTATATTTTGTATACTTCAAACGGACCTCTTACGTTCCTGCAGTTTTTACCGGTTAATGGGAAAATACAGGGAACTTATATATACGGAAAAGCAGAACCGTTTAACGAAGAAATGGAGTTTTCGTATGATATACTTAAAAATTGGATAAAACTCGCCGGATTGAAAATGGAACATGCACACACGTCAGGGCACATATCCAAAAAGGACTTGAAAAAATTTATAAAATCGGTTAATCCAAAATGTGTTATACCTGTTCATACTGAAAATTCTGCTATATTTGAAGAGTTTGGAGTGAAGGTTTTAAGACCGGAATTGAGAAAGTCAATAGAATTGTGA
- a CDS encoding AAA domain-containing protein, with protein sequence MDFRAAHKYIREKNPNTQEWEYFYIDPNTQKRWKLSKNEAETLEKELTNIPKTQGLAKEPDQITKEEFNKKTIIIPTGQNMNIMDNNLLNFIKYCLGYVKVTRERTVLAQQKYSVNLPTVIFGLLGLLNRDTDEKVGELINLKTFYKYDPKDVPESEMDVYEKEKELANKINDIYSKYRNDQYTKQIILSFGYFEIEIPIESSEDIILPDEQTENVEEKSVRTKIDRYPLFSLPVKIEQEFNKKTGAKEYSICLVDPEVQVNIGMLESILGDDLYFQLLEEMGKYEIEGQFTLPIINLDIFIEIWHKIKAQLRLKNTNFDEKSFSLEEIKIALSPKANYFLADDLAKLTQLTEEELSKTALTSWAQDDELNIETGTPHEKDLYFPFLYDKYQLSTLSILGNKAAIIQGPPGTGKSETISNILCHLAATGSRVLFVSQKAQALKVVKDKLKKLDVKYLFGYLPNPNSAQIGEEDEADGIAPQLSALGAHIEKLGYKFNARKHLVEYSGDSISSPTIDKIVEEKEKNRNALNEVIAIQRKYYQLHQELIQLKEYDVNVSNFEYFAKSFSFAEWQEIKNIRMEIETLNKVIGEYERSDKKKEFDRFLRILKLNSEHFSEAIENIRDDVAKTGYDRHSIFFRKVNNIIRNLRLSNIRKKLPLEIVDYIDKILASEISRNEQSKELDYLYNHCSYYENIQFLNNVEKILQQKLSNCGITNDEFEVLDDKIDNLKLTDFKEIKNRILRVQEIKSELKKLAKTDSTNRIGSELKRTEEKRIKRVALYIQNIINKGIIEKWKTGITIKQVVRKLASAFGKSKKAFKTFDNLRKDVNNFKAILDLIPVWIMELDDASRIIPLEAGIFDYVILDEASQCNVAYTLPVMYRTNRVLFVGDSEQMRDSTIMFKSNRIFDELAHRYQIPEERQIKSTGSAVQSVLDIAYKRGFMDRPLRYHYRSPAELIGFSNEYFYTPKGKELIPINNNYLTYKNTNRIMIIHEIKSDWSEEFSDNVNVAEAKGVLELFKELRNDKRYHEKSIGILSFFNAQATYIRDLFEKEGFREEDDNYIVSIIEGIQGDEKDIIIYSFVIRMPEQKNRYVPLTGEGGDIRADINKGRVNVAFSRARLQVHCFISLSLQEMPERIWLKKYLEYAQDNGEVKFYSTDLKPFDSYFEEEFFNLLLAYLKHGYKIQNQVESCGFKIDFVISNTNTGKRIAIECDGPCHFKDEIDEAYGIHIESDEERQRVLEAAGWRFCRIKYADWIDEKFDRNTVFQFIIDLLK encoded by the coding sequence ATGGATTTCAGAGCAGCACACAAATACATCCGGGAAAAAAATCCTAATACACAGGAGTGGGAATACTTTTATATTGATCCAAATACACAAAAGAGGTGGAAACTATCAAAGAATGAAGCGGAGACATTGGAAAAAGAACTGACAAACATACCTAAAACACAAGGTTTAGCAAAAGAACCGGATCAGATAACGAAAGAAGAGTTTAATAAAAAGACTATAATTATTCCAACTGGGCAAAATATGAATATTATGGATAACAATCTTTTAAATTTCATAAAGTATTGTCTTGGTTATGTAAAAGTAACCAGAGAACGTACAGTGCTGGCACAACAGAAATATTCTGTTAATTTGCCAACAGTAATTTTTGGATTACTCGGTTTATTAAATAGAGATACTGACGAAAAAGTTGGTGAATTAATTAATTTAAAAACTTTTTATAAATATGACCCAAAAGATGTTCCTGAAAGTGAAATGGATGTTTACGAAAAAGAAAAAGAACTGGCAAACAAAATAAATGATATTTATAGCAAATACAGAAATGACCAATATACAAAACAGATTATATTAAGTTTTGGATATTTTGAAATTGAAATTCCTATTGAAAGTAGTGAAGACATTATTTTACCAGATGAACAAACAGAAAATGTGGAAGAAAAATCAGTAAGAACCAAGATTGATAGGTATCCACTTTTTTCATTACCGGTAAAAATAGAACAAGAATTTAACAAAAAAACAGGTGCTAAGGAATATTCTATTTGTCTCGTTGATCCAGAAGTCCAAGTGAACATAGGAATGCTAGAATCAATACTCGGTGATGATTTGTATTTTCAGCTTTTAGAAGAGATGGGTAAATATGAAATTGAGGGGCAATTTACTTTGCCCATAATAAATTTAGATATTTTCATAGAAATATGGCACAAAATAAAGGCACAACTTAGACTAAAGAACACTAATTTTGATGAAAAATCTTTTTCACTTGAAGAAATAAAAATTGCTTTAAGCCCGAAAGCAAATTATTTTCTTGCCGATGATTTAGCAAAACTTACTCAATTAACAGAAGAAGAACTTAGTAAAACCGCGCTTACAAGCTGGGCGCAAGACGATGAATTAAACATCGAGACCGGCACTCCGCATGAAAAAGACTTATATTTTCCATTTCTTTACGACAAATATCAACTTTCTACGCTTTCAATTCTTGGAAACAAAGCGGCAATTATTCAAGGTCCGCCTGGAACCGGGAAATCAGAAACAATTTCAAATATACTTTGTCATCTTGCCGCTACTGGTAGTCGCGTACTTTTCGTTAGCCAAAAAGCACAAGCTCTTAAAGTTGTAAAAGATAAACTCAAAAAACTTGATGTAAAATATTTGTTTGGCTATCTTCCCAATCCAAACTCGGCGCAAATTGGGGAAGAAGATGAAGCAGATGGTATTGCGCCACAATTAAGTGCACTCGGAGCTCATATTGAAAAACTTGGATACAAATTTAATGCAAGAAAACATTTAGTGGAATATAGTGGCGACAGTATTTCATCTCCAACGATTGATAAGATTGTTGAAGAAAAAGAAAAAAATCGTAATGCGCTAAATGAAGTTATTGCTATTCAGAGAAAATATTACCAGTTACATCAAGAGCTTATTCAGCTTAAAGAATATGATGTTAATGTTTCCAATTTTGAATATTTTGCCAAAAGTTTTTCATTTGCCGAATGGCAAGAAATAAAAAATATAAGAATGGAAATAGAAACACTTAACAAAGTTATCGGAGAATACGAGCGAAGCGACAAAAAGAAAGAATTTGATCGGTTTTTGCGTATTCTTAAACTAAATAGTGAACATTTTTCTGAAGCAATTGAAAATATTAGAGATGATGTTGCAAAAACAGGTTATGACCGCCATTCAATATTTTTCCGTAAAGTTAATAATATAATTCGAAATTTACGTCTCAGTAATATTCGCAAGAAACTACCACTCGAAATTGTTGATTATATAGATAAAATATTGGCCAGCGAGATATCACGAAACGAACAATCAAAGGAACTGGATTATCTTTATAATCATTGTTCTTACTATGAAAATATCCAATTCCTTAATAATGTTGAGAAAATATTACAACAAAAATTAAGTAATTGTGGTATCACCAATGACGAGTTTGAGGTTTTAGACGATAAAATTGATAATTTAAAACTTACGGATTTTAAAGAAATAAAAAATAGAATTCTACGTGTACAGGAAATAAAATCAGAACTTAAAAAACTAGCAAAAACGGACAGCACAAATAGGATAGGTTCTGAGTTAAAACGAACAGAGGAAAAAAGAATTAAGCGAGTCGCTCTTTATATCCAAAATATTATCAATAAGGGAATAATTGAGAAATGGAAAACGGGAATAACAATCAAGCAGGTTGTAAGAAAACTTGCAAGTGCTTTTGGAAAGTCAAAAAAAGCGTTTAAAACATTTGATAATCTTCGTAAAGATGTGAATAATTTCAAAGCGATCCTTGATTTAATTCCTGTTTGGATTATGGAACTTGATGATGCCAGTCGCATTATTCCGCTTGAGGCTGGGATTTTCGATTATGTAATTTTAGATGAGGCGTCTCAATGCAACGTCGCTTATACTTTGCCAGTTATGTATCGGACAAATAGAGTTTTATTTGTTGGTGATAGCGAACAAATGCGTGATAGTACGATAATGTTCAAATCAAATCGCATATTTGATGAACTGGCACATCGTTATCAAATACCAGAAGAAAGACAAATTAAATCAACTGGTTCTGCTGTTCAATCTGTTTTAGATATTGCATACAAGCGAGGTTTTATGGATAGACCACTCCGATATCATTACCGTTCACCGGCAGAATTGATAGGTTTTAGTAATGAATATTTTTATACACCCAAGGGCAAGGAGTTAATACCAATTAACAATAATTATCTTACTTACAAAAATACAAACCGCATAATGATTATTCATGAAATTAAATCAGATTGGAGTGAAGAATTTTCGGACAATGTAAATGTTGCTGAAGCAAAAGGGGTATTAGAACTTTTTAAGGAATTACGTAATGATAAACGCTATCATGAAAAATCTATTGGTATTTTATCATTTTTTAACGCTCAAGCGACTTATATCCGCGACCTCTTTGAGAAAGAGGGATTTAGAGAAGAAGATGACAATTACATAGTTAGTATTATTGAGGGTATTCAGGGTGATGAGAAAGATATTATAATTTATTCATTCGTCATCAGGATGCCTGAGCAAAAAAATAGATATGTGCCGTTAACAGGTGAAGGTGGCGATATTCGAGCCGATATAAACAAAGGTAGAGTTAATGTTGCGTTTTCACGGGCAAGATTGCAAGTACATTGCTTCATCAGTTTGTCACTGCAAGAAATGCCAGAGAGAATTTGGTTGAAGAAATATCTTGAATACGCACAAGATAACGGAGAGGTTAAATTTTATTCAACCGATCTCAAGCCATTTGATTCTTATTTTGAAGAAGAATTTTTCAATCTTTTACTCGCGTATCTAAAACATGGTTATAAAATTCAAAATCAAGTGGAAAGTTGTGGTTTCAAGATTGATTTTGTCATAAGTAATACAAATACAGGAAAGCGTATTGCAATTGAGTGTGATGGACCATGTCATTTCAAAGACGAAATAGATGAGGCATATGGTATCCATATTGAAAGTGATGAGGAACGCCAACGTGTTCTTGAAGCTGCAGGTTGGAGATTCTGCCGAATTAAATATGCCGATTGGATAGATGAAAAATTTGATCGCAACACAGTGTTTCAATTTATAATTGATTTGTTAAAATAA
- a CDS encoding GIY-YIG nuclease family protein, producing the protein MKSPSPYYLYILKCSDTTLYTGITSDLKRRLTEHNKGTGARYTSNKTPVKCVYTEKHPNRSSATKRESEIKRWTKERKLRLIKSR; encoded by the coding sequence ATGAAAAGCCCCAGCCCTTATTACCTTTACATCCTAAAATGCTCCGACACCACTCTTTATACCGGAATCACATCTGACCTTAAAAGACGCCTCACCGAACACAATAAAGGCACCGGCGCAAGATACACCTCAAATAAAACACCCGTTAAATGCGTTTATACAGAAAAACACCCCAACAGGTCATCAGCAACAAAACGCGAAAGCGAAATAAAACGCTGGACAAAGGAAAGGAAATTGCGTTTAATAAAAAGTAGATAA
- a CDS encoding GAF domain-containing protein, giving the protein MDYVPAVKSEIEHLKALHEIASFLSFKLTLKELSGKILSIVIDTLKIETATIYTIDYEQKRLTCLTSVGKNSEGIIKRDERLKHKLGFGFVGWVAQVGRSEIVNEPQKHVQYSKEVDDIAGITTKNILCVPIILKNKNYGAIEVINKQIKFEELDKELLLTISSFIAMMIENTELYQEVLYSKDYTENIIESIPGGFISANKEGKITMFNSQAQNILGINKSSAIGKNTKDVFIRQTEIPTILFDAFINQQILNRQEVYTLGKNNKRILIGYGTILIKDKLGKLAGSGMIFQDITDFAK; this is encoded by the coding sequence ATGGATTATGTGCCTGCTGTAAAAAGTGAAATAGAACATTTAAAGGCGTTACACGAGATTGCATCATTTTTAAGTTTTAAGCTTACTCTTAAGGAACTATCCGGTAAGATTTTATCTATTGTTATTGATACTTTGAAAATTGAAACTGCGACTATTTATACTATTGATTATGAACAGAAACGGCTTACATGTCTTACAAGCGTTGGTAAAAATAGTGAAGGGATTATCAAACGTGATGAGCGATTGAAACATAAGCTTGGTTTTGGATTTGTAGGTTGGGTAGCACAAGTAGGCAGGTCCGAAATAGTAAATGAACCGCAGAAACACGTACAATATTCAAAAGAAGTTGATGATATCGCCGGTATTACTACTAAAAACATACTTTGTGTCCCGATTATATTAAAAAATAAAAATTACGGAGCAATTGAAGTCATAAATAAGCAAATTAAATTTGAAGAACTGGACAAAGAACTACTTTTAACAATTTCCAGTTTTATTGCTATGATGATTGAAAATACCGAGTTATACCAGGAAGTCCTGTATTCAAAGGACTATACAGAAAACATCATTGAAAGTATCCCCGGCGGTTTTATTTCTGCAAATAAAGAGGGCAAGATAACAATGTTTAATTCACAGGCACAAAATATTTTAGGTATAAATAAATCATCTGCAATTGGTAAAAATACGAAAGATGTATTTATAAGACAAACCGAGATACCAACAATCCTTTTCGATGCCTTTATAAATCAGCAAATATTAAACAGGCAGGAAGTTTATACATTAGGGAAAAACAACAAACGAATCCTAATAGGATACGGAACCATATTAATTAAAGACAAACTAGGCAAATTAGCCGGCAGCGGAATGATTTTCCAAGACATAACCGATTTTGCAAAATAA